DNA from Nitrospina gracilis Nb-211:
TCTGCAACTGTTCGCGGATTTTTTCCAGAATGCTTTTGATCTCGATCACAGCCTGGGAAGTGGGGTAGTCTGAGGACTTGGACCCGATGGTGTTGGTCTCGCGGTTGATTTCCTGGGTGATGAACTCCAGCTTGCGCCCGGCGGGTTCCTTGGAACCGAGCAGTTCCGCGAACTGGCCGAGGTGGCTTTGCAGGCGGCTGATCTCCTCGGAGATGTCGCTCCGGTCGGCCATGATGGCCACTTCCTGCGCCAGCCGGGTTTCGTCCAGGTCCTGCCCGGTGGTCAACGCCTGAATTTTATCCTGAAGGCGTTCACGGTAGGCGTCCAGCACCATCGGCTGGCGTTCCTTGATGGTCTCGAGATGTTCGCCGATCCGGCGGATGTACTGGGCGAGTTCGGCTTCCAGGTTGGCGCCTTCTTCGGCGCGCATCTGGATGAGCGCAGTGAGTGCGTCTTCGACGGTTTCCATCACCACCGATTCCTGCGCCGGGTCCAGTTCCAGCGGCTCCGCCACCAGGATGTCCCGCATGTTGAGCAGGGCCTCGATCGGCAGGTCGCCCGTCAGCCCGAACTGGCTCTTCAGTTGGCGTGCGGCTTCCACATATTGAGATGCCAGCTCGATATTGGGTTTGAGTCTCTGGTCGGCGGGTTCGCCCTCGGACCGTTCCAGGGTGAGGAACACGTCGAAGGTGCCGCGTGCACACCGGGCCTTGATGCATTTTTTGAGGGGCAACTCAAGGGCGCTCAGGTGTTTCGGCAGGCGGGTGTTGGCTTCGATGAAGCGGTTGTTGACCGAGCGGATTTCGGCTTTGCAGGAAAACGCTCCGCTCTGTTTTTCTGACCGGCCGAAGCCGGTCATGCTTTTCAACATTCGGCCGGCAACCTTCCAGCTAGACTTTTTCGAAGACGATGATGTGGTGCCCGTTGTCCCGGACGTGAGAAACCAGTTTGTGCCCGTCGTTCTGGACACTGCGCGGGACGTTTTCCGCCGGTTCGCCGTCGTCCAGAACCACTTCCAGCTTCTGTCCGGGTGACAGGCTTTCCAGCTTGAGTTTGGTCTTCACGTAATTTTGCGGACCTTTGACGCCTTTGAGGTCGATCTGCGCGTGCACGGCCTCCGCGGTGGTGGTGTTTCCATTACCGGCGGCGGATGCCTTCGCCTGCTCGGCGACTTCATCGGTGACGCGGATGCGCAGGGATTTCTCCGACTGCATCTTGTCGTATGCCTTGCGGCATTCGCCGATAAGCGTTTTCGATTCGTCGATCAGACCCTGCGCGAATTCCGGCTCGGCGGTTTCCGGATCTTTCTGGAAACGTTCGGCCACCCCGGCGTGGGTCTCGGATACGATGCCGGTCTCCACGATCAGCGACTCGAACTTTTTCATGGTCTCCAGGTTGTCCTCGAAGTCCATGCCCTCGGTCACCAGCAGGGCTTTCGCCGCCAAAGCCAGTGAACGGTTGGCCTGGCGCACGGAGTCGGCGATCAGTTGCTTCTCGAACGCGCGGGTGCTCTGGAACAGGGCGCGCTCCGCTTCGGACAACTGGTCGGTGATCATGTCGGATACGCCGCCGGCGCATTCGCCCTGGCCGCGGTCGTCCAGCGTGAATTTGTCCGTCGAGTGATAATCGACGTAAGACTGCGGCGACTCGGTGATGGACGGCAGGTCTTTGAGATCCTCCAGCAGTTCGGCAAAATAATCCTTGCCGACGCGGTCGAAGAACTGCGGGAAGGTTTCACCGTCTTTGCGGTCCTTCTTGTAAGCGTCGACGGTGCGCCGTGTTGCCAGGGGCACGTTCTTCGCAGGGATCTTGACGACGTGCTGGCTGAACCGCGCTCCGGTTTCCGTCACGTAACCGCCCAGCATCATTTCGTAATGCGGGGCGAGCACGCCGTTGACCTTTTTGGCACTGCCGGAAAACCCGATGTCCGCAATGTGATGCTGGCCGCAGGAGTTGGGGCAACCGCTGGCCTTGATCGACAAGGAATCCAGGTCGGTAGAACCGGTGTACAGGTTTTCGATATCCTCGGTGAGCTGGTTGATCAGCCCGCGCGAATGCGTGATGCCGAGGTTGCAGGTCTCCGAACCGGGGCAACAGGTCATGTCTTTCAACTCTTCCGTGCCCGCCTTGTGCTGGCCGATCTTCTTGAGTTCGCCGAAGATGTTGCCGAAGGCTTCCTTCTTCACCCACGGGATCATGATGTTCTGGTGCACCGTGTTCACCAGGCGGCCGCCGGCGAAGTCGTCGGTCATTTTGGCGATGGCGCGGGCGTGGTCGCTGGTCAGGTCGCCCAACTGCAACTTGATGTGCACGTTGTAAAACCCTTCCTGTCTCTGCGGGAAGGTGTTGCGCGCCGCCCAGTTCTGAAAGTCGGGGTCGCTGTCAAATTCCTGAGTCGGGGTGAAACCGGGAATGTTTGGAATCGCCTCATCGGGCACGTCGATTTCAGGAAACGTTTTGCCTTCGAGCTTGGCGAATTCCTCCTCCACGAGCTTTTTGGTTTTGTCGATGCCGTATTTGTCCAAAACATACTTGAACCGCGCCTTGTTGCGGTTCTGCTTGTTGCCGTGCTGGTCGAACACGCGGATCACCGCCTCGCAGGCACGCAGAAGGTCTTCCGCCGGAACGAAGTCCGAAAAATGCTGGGCGAGACGCGGGGACGAACCCAGGCCGCCGCCGATGATCATGCGGAAACCGCGGCGTCCATCGCGGATGACGCCGTTCAGGCCGATGTCATGAATGGGCGCGAGACTGCATCCGTTGCACCCGCCAACGCTGATTTTGAATTTGCGCGGCAGGTTCTGGGTGAGCGGATGGCGCAGCAAATACCGGGACACGGCGCGGGCGTAGGGCACCACGTCGAAGGTTTCTTCCTTGCAGGTACCGGCCTTGTGGCACGCGGTGACGTTGCGCACGGTGTTGCCGCAGGCTTCGCGGGTGGTGATGCCGTGGGCGGCCAGATCCTGCAGGCCCTGCGGCACGTCTTCCAGCGCCACGAAATGAAACTGAATGTCCTGCCGGGTGGTGACGTGCAGGATTTTATTGGAATATTTATCCGCGAAATCGGCCAGGCCGCGCAACTGGTCGGTGGTGTACCGGCCCAGAGGGAGCTTGGTGCGCACCATCTGCACGTGGCCGGTTTGACGTTGACCGTAAATGCCGTGTTGCAGGCGGAAGCGCTTGAAGTCTTCCTCGCCGACGTCGCCCCGTTCGAGGCGTTCCACTTCGGCGGCGAAATCTTCCAACTCCTGCACGATTTCCGGGGGGAGATTCAATGATTTTAAGTCCATAGCGAAAATCCAAAACTAAAGATGCACTGCTTTATGCGTTCGCCCGGGGGTAGGGCGGATGCGTCGACTGATGGGAGGGCGGCCAGCCTGTGAACGCACTGATTCTTTAATGTTTCCCGCACGTTCCATGCCGCCATTATGGATGCCATCATATAATAATTTGCCCTGAAAAAACAGGGGAATCGGTCAATAAAACTGTTATTTTGATGTTAGAAGTCGCAAATGCGTTTCCAATACTTTCAATATTTGACATAATTTTTTAGAATCAAAAACTTACCCCCGATGTGGGAATCCGAAACGGATGCCAAACTCCCCCGCATCGAAGGTGTTGATAGAAGGGGCCTTGATTGCACCATGCTGGACGCGGGTTTGACGTTTCTGAGCATTGCCGATTATTGGATATGGGCCAATTTTCTGGTGTACCTGTGCGTCTTCGCCGTGGCGCTGTACATCAATTACAACTTCAACACCATCATGGTGGGGGTGATTTATCTCCTGCCGTTGATCCCGTTTGGCCTGGAAGCGTCCAACGCGCCGCGCTTTCTCATGGTGTCGTTCCAGAACCTGGTGTTCGGGGTCATCGAGGTCGTGATCTTCGTTATCACCGTGAAGCCGCGCGACGCCACCTTCGACCGCGATCACATCAAGCAGTTGATCGGCCACGTCCTGCCGATCGCGGCGGCGTTGATCGGCCTGTCCTTCGTTGCCCGCATGAGCACGGTACCCATGTCGACTCTGGAACTCGGGC
Protein-coding regions in this window:
- a CDS encoding YicC/YloC family endoribonuclease, encoding MLKSMTGFGRSEKQSGAFSCKAEIRSVNNRFIEANTRLPKHLSALELPLKKCIKARCARGTFDVFLTLERSEGEPADQRLKPNIELASQYVEAARQLKSQFGLTGDLPIEALLNMRDILVAEPLELDPAQESVVMETVEDALTALIQMRAEEGANLEAELAQYIRRIGEHLETIKERQPMVLDAYRERLQDKIQALTTGQDLDETRLAQEVAIMADRSDISEEISRLQSHLGQFAELLGSKEPAGRKLEFITQEINRETNTIGSKSSDYPTSQAVIEIKSILEKIREQLQNIE
- a CDS encoding sulfurtransferase TusA family protein; protein product: MDLKSLNLPPEIVQELEDFAAEVERLERGDVGEEDFKRFRLQHGIYGQRQTGHVQMVRTKLPLGRYTTDQLRGLADFADKYSNKILHVTTRQDIQFHFVALEDVPQGLQDLAAHGITTREACGNTVRNVTACHKAGTCKEETFDVVPYARAVSRYLLRHPLTQNLPRKFKISVGGCNGCSLAPIHDIGLNGVIRDGRRGFRMIIGGGLGSSPRLAQHFSDFVPAEDLLRACEAVIRVFDQHGNKQNRNKARFKYVLDKYGIDKTKKLVEEEFAKLEGKTFPEIDVPDEAIPNIPGFTPTQEFDSDPDFQNWAARNTFPQRQEGFYNVHIKLQLGDLTSDHARAIAKMTDDFAGGRLVNTVHQNIMIPWVKKEAFGNIFGELKKIGQHKAGTEELKDMTCCPGSETCNLGITHSRGLINQLTEDIENLYTGSTDLDSLSIKASGCPNSCGQHHIADIGFSGSAKKVNGVLAPHYEMMLGGYVTETGARFSQHVVKIPAKNVPLATRRTVDAYKKDRKDGETFPQFFDRVGKDYFAELLEDLKDLPSITESPQSYVDYHSTDKFTLDDRGQGECAGGVSDMITDQLSEAERALFQSTRAFEKQLIADSVRQANRSLALAAKALLVTEGMDFEDNLETMKKFESLIVETGIVSETHAGVAERFQKDPETAEPEFAQGLIDESKTLIGECRKAYDKMQSEKSLRIRVTDEVAEQAKASAAGNGNTTTAEAVHAQIDLKGVKGPQNYVKTKLKLESLSPGQKLEVVLDDGEPAENVPRSVQNDGHKLVSHVRDNGHHIIVFEKV
- a CDS encoding methyltransferase family protein, producing MLDAGLTFLSIADYWIWANFLVYLCVFAVALYINYNFNTIMVGVIYLLPLIPFGLEASNAPRFLMVSFQNLVFGVIEVVIFVITVKPRDATFDRDHIKQLIGHVLPIAAALIGLSFVARMSTVPMSTLELGLITTVFLAGSVLRVLAVYQLGATAFKFDIVFRDDQQLKTTHLYRFIRHPSYTAMMVVILAYALNTHHLLAGILGMLSAAFGFQYRIHYEEEGLKERFGEDYLRYRSRTGMWLPRPGRVRDSS